The window GCCCTCAAAGCCTCTTCGTCTCTCCCCGAGAAGAGAATTATTCAGTGCCTAGATCAGCGCAGGAGCAGCAACAATTTAATGGGAAATGGTGTGTCCTCCGTTGGTTGTCTTAGATTAGAACTCACGTACCACTGGCCCTCCCTATAGTTCCACTGTCTTAGATTAGAACTTCTGTGGAGGACTGGCTGTTTCATGTCTAATTAGTTGGTTGCTACTAGTGCTAGATCTGGACTACTATCTTTCAAGTGTATATAGATGGCCAAGTAGGATCTGTATGTGCCTTAGTTAATTTATTATAGCAGTAATCATGTCGCCATTTCTCGGAAAGAGAAAAAAAGTAAACAAGACCTCGTTATGCAGTACTGCATTTGGTTGCGTTTGTTTGAACATGCATATGAAATCTTGACCGGGGTAATCAGTTCGTAATTGCTTCTTCTAATGTTGTTTCCCACGGTCAAACATGTTCCATGCATGCTCATGGTTGTTTCGATTTTAGAGAAGAGCAATGTATAATCTGTTAATCCCTTTCAAGCGAGCCTCACAGCTTTCATCTTTCAACTAGTTGCTTCCCAAGATTGTTCCTGTGATACACTAAATTTGAAGTGTTCCTGCAGTAGATAATTGACAAATATTTATACTAGAAGCTTCATGATATTCCCTATAATCATAACCCCCCGTCTTAAGTTAGTTGCACAACAAAAAACTCATACATTTTTTATATGATAGGAAGTTCATGGTACTCCCTATAATCAATAACCCACTTTTTTAAGTTGGTTCCAAAACAGTAGCATATTTTTTTAAGAAATCTAGTTTCATGAGTGGCTGATATCCTTGTTATGTTCATTATCATATGTAGAAAGTTCTTGCTATGACAATTGTATTTATCCAAATTATTTTTCTTGGATTTCAGGAGGTACACATTGTTTCAACATGTCAGAAATAGTGGGATGGATTCAGTTGTACACTTTAAGTTACCATTAGTCACTGCTCATGAAACAGACAACACTTTCATGTTGCCTTCCATTATCGCCTGAAATAACATATTTTAGTTCATGGAAGATGGTTCATGTTAGTACTAGCATGAAACACATTTATATAAACTTTTAGAGTTCGTACAACAATTTATTTCAATACATGTACATTAAATTTTTTCTGAAGCGTCTTCTCTTGACACATTGTAGTTGTTACTACAAGCATGTATGTATTGATATACTGTCATTCTACCTGAATTTGCTGGCATGACCATCTAAATTAAGTTACTACATATGGATGTTCCATTTTTATTATCTTAGTATccttggatgtgttccaaaaagtaCTTCCTAGAGTTCTTATTTCGCTCTGAACTTAGTGTGACAAAAAGTAATATTAATGTTTGCATTCATTTGTAGATGGAACAAGGATGTAAAAAAAGAGAAGTGGATCAAGTAGTACATGCAAGGAAAAGAACGAAAGTTTTATACATATCGTTGCAACTATTCCTTTTTCACAATTAGTAAAATCCTCTACTGAGCTACAACGGGTTTGTTCATTTCGTTTTATGTTTTGTTTCACTTTCTTTACATGCAGTGCAATCAACTTCAGCATGTTGAAGCATTTCTGAAGCTCACATCTGAAATATCTGATAATTGCAAGAAACATATACATAGAATGGGTTTCAGGTCATTCCTACAAATAACTAGCATGTCCAATATATACTCTATTTACCTCTAGCTTGCAAATCATTTCAACACAACTTCGTGCTCTATTGAAACACCAAATGGCTTCAAATTCTGAATTACACCTACAACTGTTCACAATTTTTTTGGCATTCCAATTGGTGGACATCTTGtaatcacaaaaccatcagaagcaACCTATGAGTTCATTCAACAAGAGTTAGGAACAAGAGTACCAACAATTGAATACCTTTCCTCAATTATCAATGATGATATCCCCGAAGAAAAATACTGCAGAATCTTCATGCTCATACTCCTGTCATTGTTTGTTGCCCCTAATTCAAGTGGAGTTTCTAGCAAGTTTGTGTATAGTGCAATAGTTGACATTGACAGAATTTCTCAGTATGATTGGTGTCTACTATGTCTGAGCTACATGGTTTGTTCAATAAAGAAAACAAGGCTGAAGAACACAGTGAGCAAAGAAATCATTCCTAGTGGAAGCAAGTTACTTATGGTGGTAATAGTTTTAGCCACAACATAACTTCTTACAAAATTCATGAATTCacttttcttatttttatttttattatgacCACTTTTCTTTTTCAATGACAGATATCCTACTTTGAATTCCTGATAATAACTGAAATCAAGATGCCGACTAGAAACAAGACTACCATTATGGTAAGGAAACATGCTAAATTCATATATGGCACTTGATGTTGTGCATGGCAAAAGAAATGAGTATGGAAGACTACCGGTATGCCATTCTCCTCCAGAGATCCACTTTTGCATAGAAGATAGTTTTACTTGTTCAGTTCGTTCTTATTTTATTGCTTCTCTATACACTGAAAATATTATATTTATCTTTGACATCATCTTCTTATCAAACAGATAAAACACATGTCCTCAACTCCATTCATTGATTGAAATTACATCTGCCTGAAGAAATTGCGGAGTATATTGAATCCAAATTCTCAGATATTAGTCTAACACAAGTAAGTTCTCTTCATGCCTCTAGTTTTGTTCAAAGTAACGAATACTTATTTATATGATTCTGAGTCCTTCTTTACAACAACAGGATAAAATCATTCTTCAATTGAAAGCTCAAGATTTCTATAGAAATATCATTCGGAACACAACTCCTACCATGAAAACCTATGCAGATGACATCCATTCTTCATTTCTGAAAACCATGACAACTTCCAGCAGCCAAAATGTGCAAATTAAACCAACACTTTCAGAGAACACATTCAAAGTTCCTATGTCTAAAGAATTGTTGGCTATACAATCACCTCGCATATTCCCAATGCTAGATGTTCCAACAATAATTGATAAAGATAAACGAGTCAACATACATGAAATTCTTGATTCATTGGTCAATGATTTCCCGCAGTCTATCAACATAACAAgtaccaatctctctctctctctctttgtatggtaATCTACCATCTTTTGAACAACTTGCTTGCCCGAAGCTTTTTGTCAAGAGATCAGTTCCAAAAGTAACACCCAGCATTGATGTTTCAGCACTGTTACATCATGTTTTTCTTCTCTATAGCTGTTACTCAATATATTTTTTCTCTGTGCCCAAATAAATAATGAAATAACTCGTACCATATATTTTTTCTCTTGTACACAATACTTGTCTGAAACAACATCCCCAGAGAGAAGAGTAGAAGAAACAAAGTTCAGCTTTCCACCCTTCAGATTCTTATTACCAGGAGAGCGCCTGGAATGTCATTTCTCTTTACCATTTCTCGTTTTTTTACATTGATTATTTACAGGGTGCAGATTATTGTTCTAACTGTTTCTGTACTGCTTTCTTCTTTTCCAACCAGATCTTGTTGAGCCTAAACTAAATAAAGGTAGGTTGCTTCCTGAAATCACATATCCAGTTGACAAGTCTCTCAACAGTACACCGCATGGCAATTCAAATGGAGAAGCTGGTTCAAGCACTCAATACGCACAATCAGATTATCCTTCCTTTGATGTAATTACCAATTCAATTGACATAGTACAGAAAGTTCCTTCTAATTCTCAAAGAATTGCATCAGAACAATCTAAAACTTTTGCATCTCCTTCGTCTACTCAGTTCAGCCTCCCACCAAGTCAATATAACAACCAACATCATAATTATGCCAACACCATTGTTCTTCCAAGTGAGAGCCCAATAAGGATGATGGACTTCCTGTCACCAAAAGTATACCCAAGCACTATTGGCACACCCCTTGAAGATCCTTTGTTAGTTCAAGCACTTGAACAACATGAAACACATTCCAGTAAGTTCTATAAACCAGAAGGTTCATCTTGGCAGCAACGCGTAAACAATTCTTTCAAATCTGGGACAGTAGTAATCCAAGATCAGAAGAATGGAAATAAGGAGGTCATTTTTTCAACTGGAATAGATAATGCCTTCTACCAATCATTGGTTGGACATCTTTCCAAGTTAACCTACAGGTATGTAAAAATGACATATGAAATTTATCATACATCTTTCTACATGTTTTGGACATAAACAATGTATGCTTTTTAAGctttctcttctttgtttttttctaCTTGTGTTAATGTTGCTCTTCTCCCATAAAACACCCAAAGGATCTATGAGATTGAACGAGTTTGGGTAGAACAGAAAACTATAACACTATCATTCAAGACTGGCGGTTGGATAAATCCTCGGGTTGTTGACTATTTTTCAAAACTAAGGAATAAAGACCAGCTCAACCGAGGAATAAAAGGCCTGCTTCCAAACAGCAATTTAGTAGAACATATAGTTAGCATTGATGACATGGTGAGCCTATATTTGTGTTCTTTTTCTTACTTTTCATTTACGGTACATCAATTTTTGTTTCTTTTCCTAACTTTCAATCATTTCGTTCAAATAAAATATGTAGGAGAAGCTAATGAACCTAATGCTAAATCATTCAGATCCTGCAAAACCAAATTGATTTTACGGGAATGTAATGTTGGATTCAGTTTATTGAACGCTTCCTTGGTAACAATTTCTTTTTTTGTTAAAACAGATCATACAGAATTTTAACTTTTACATAGAGGTTTGACTAATATTCCCGTTCCTTCAATTTATCTAGGTAAAAGTGCATGTGTTCAAGGAAAAACAATGGTTATTAATCGTTGCTAATTTTTGAGCCAAATTTTTTGATATTATGAACCCGCACTACAGCGACGATGCATTTCTACCAACAATTAGTGCAGTAATCTACAACTTCAAGACTTTATTCACTGCATCATATGGAAATACTAGTTATTTCAACATAGGAAATTCTGAGTCAAGATTTGCCTGCTCCAATAGTGAATTTTCTCCATCGAGCTCGCGCCTTTTATGATTCATTAGCAACTTATTTCTTCTACTTCTCAAGAAGAAGTTAGAAAGTTTTTAAAGTTAACCGGAATTTGCAACTTTGTTTCTTTTTTCAGGTACGACTCAGGAATTTCCCTCCTTAGTATCTTAGCAAGTACAAAGGTCTCGGAATGGAAGGTTTCTCCAATGTAAGTAGTTACCAATTCATTCATTAAGAGCACTTGTTTTCCTTATTTGGCTTTCTTCGAAATATATCATTTTAAGCAGCTACTCCTTTTTTTACATTCTGAAGGACGATTTACAAGCTCTACGAGAGAAATTTCTTTTTGAGATCATAACTTGCAAGGACAATGAAATCCAGCTTCCATTCGTAACTTCTTTCCTACAGGGACATGgtagttttctatttctttttattgGCACAATCCTTGGCCTCCTCCTCATCACATCTCTATCTCAACAGGGTTTCCGCATTTTCAAGTGAAGCATTCAACATGATTtctgcatatgaacaaagcttttaGGTAAGTTCATGATCTCTAGTTTCCCCCTGAAGAATCCTAATGAACTTTTCCCCTAATCCCAACTAACATTTTTCCTTTCTTGTTATGCAGGCATTCATTGCCATTCGTTACTGTCAAGTATAATGGAATCTGCACTAGAAGAAGTTCTCCTGAATTTGCACTGAAAGGAAAAAAACCATGGCGAAAATGCTTCATCCTAAGAAAAAAACCATTTGTTTCTATTTCTTGCTTGTTTTGATGTTTACCCTAGTGATACTTTTTTGCATATGAACAACAGAAAGAATTACTGAAGAAGTTGTAATTGATATACCTTTACCATACAATTTCATCCTACTGATAATTAGTTCTGGAAACAGTTGGACAAACTTGTTCTAAGTCCTTTCTTATTTCTTACAAATTGTTTGGCACCAAAAATAGCTTCAAACTAAAACAACAGAATCATTTCAAACAGTTGAAACAGTAGACAACAGAAACAGAGGCTGGAGAAACAGTAGAACTCCCGCCAGCAGAAATAGTAGACAGGAGAAACAATCCCGCCAACGCGCTAGAAACAGTTGAACTCCCGCCAACGCGGCCCAGTAAGCCCAGGAACAAGGTCCCTAGTGTGATCGCCTAGCATTCTAACGCAGAATGCGGCACGTAGGAACTCTCGCGTCACGAGTCATCTAATGCATGCACGGGGCagtagcagcttacgtttgggccttagtgcatctacagccggactttgTAAATCTGGCCCCTCAAGCGTTTAGACGCGCCATGGACAGTGAACGGTCACGCCTCAAATTAGCCACTCTGCATCCTAGTCTCTCATATTTCAACCCATAAATCCATACAAAGCATGCAAAAGAAATCCTACATACTACATACTACGTACTACCCTAGCTAATCTTCGTCGTCGAAGATATCGACGGCAGCGGTGCCGGGCGTCAGCGAGACGGGCGGGTAGGAGGGCTCCGGCTCATCCTCCTCCTACccgacctcatccatgtaggcaAGCATCTCCGCCTCCTCCGCGGCCTCCATCTCCTAGCGGCGACAGCGTCTGGCCTCTGCAGGCGACTCCGAGTGGAGGGAATCGAGGATGGTCTGCTGCTCCGCCTGCAGATGCGCGTCGCAAGCGTCCCCCACATCCTCATCCCCCggctcatcctcttcctcctcctccttctcctcctccacctcctcctcctcctccggatccacTGCATCCAGAGATAGCCCCGCGGCGATCCGGGCTTCGCGCCTTGCCCGGATCTGGTCAAGAAGTTTGAGTCAGTGCTCCAGCGTTAGAAATGGCTGCCTCCTTACCCGAAAGCATGGGGGGCATGGCTACTAGGTGGATGGGGGGTGGAaagtggcggcggtggtggacagGCGGAGGAAAATTTGGATGGTAGGGTTTCGGTGCCGCTGGTTGATTTAAATAGCCGGGCTAGGCACTACATGGCCCGCCGGAGCGGCGCCACATGGCGACATCATTCCGACGAAGGAGACGAGCTTCGGACCGCCAGTTTTCTGGGCATTTCCACGTGGGACCCCGTCGTCagtccgacgtggcgggcgtgccGGCCGCCCTCATATCTGCCATATATTTAGGTTGGATATGAGGGGGTGTCGGTCAGCCTGGGCGTTTGAGACACGTTTGAGACGCTCGTCTGTGTCTGATTTTCGTGACCGGGCGTGTCGTCCGGGCATTTGAGGCCGGTTTGGTGTGCCCGCCGTAGATGCTCTTAGCTGGGCAACTCGCGTGAAGATTTGTGGACTAAAAGGCTTTTCGTTTGTGAATTTGAAGTTCCAATTTTCTAATGGGTTCAAGCACACGATGACCAACATACAAGTACATGGCAGCAAAAAATCGTTGGGTTCACTGCTCCGCCCTGCGACAAACCTATAACTAATGAAGTTATTGAAGTTACATCATACTCATTGTTCTTTCAAATAGCGTCAGAAGCAATGTGAAGTTCAAAAGAAGTACTAGTACAACACAGCAACATTGCTAAAGTTCCACGACACCAACTACACGAACTTCAGTGCGACAGCCAACAGAAGGTTCATTACTTTTACAAGAACAAGAACGTAAATTAATCTTCATCTTCTTAGCACAAAGAAAGAGCGAGTGAGTCTTCCCCACTTCTTTGTCTTCACTAGCCCTCTTCTTATCTGTTTGCTCTTCATTGTTAACTTCTTAAGTTGACAGCTCAACTGCGAAAATAGTGTAGTATCTAGTGATGCATTTGTTGAAAAAAAGCAGGAACTGGTCATAAGACTAGTAAGAAACATGTACACTCGAGTATCAGCTTCACGAAAGAGAATATCTGTACATAATTTATGTATTGTAGTAGGAAGAAGTACGTACCGTTTGCTTTTGCCACCATGGCTGAACTTCTCATAGACCTTTTCAACCAACTGCTCAATGGTATTGCTATCCTAAAAAAATTTTAAACAGAGGGATCTTATCAAAAAAGAGGCATGGAATTAATTATTTATTTGCATATTAAAAAGAATGTAAAGAACCATTGTGTACCAACACCTGAAGAAAACATTTTTTTTACCATTTCCAGAAATTCTAACACAAGATCTTTAACATTATCAGAAATTGTAAAACAAGACACATGCGAAAATTGTATAAACTAATCTTTTAATAGCGGGCTATGACGTTCTATGTTTGACGCTAAATTTGCGCTACAACATGCGAAATCATACACGATGCATTTAGGGTGATGCCTCTCCAAACGACATAGCTACGCCATAGTGTCCGGATATCACAGTATATAAAATTATAATTGAGATGGAAAAAATATACCAAAGAGAGGACACTATTGCTCTTAGGCATGCACAAGTTTACCTCAAGCCCTCAAGCTCACAAGGTGTCACGCTTTTGTCCAATGTATTCCCTCCGTTTCTAATATAAGCCCTTTTATAGATTGCAATACGgactatatagacatattttagaatgtagattcaactatttttgcttcgtatgtagttcatattgaaatccctAAAAGCTTCATATTTAGGAACGTAGGGAGTTTGAGTTTCAGATTGACCGAACAGAgggtttcattttcataattgggaAAGTACTTACTTCTCCATCTCTAAGCCATCTTTTCAGCCGTACCAGCAGTGTATCAGCAGAGGCAGCCTCCCTCATAGTTTTGTCAGTAGCTAGGTGTATGCCAACGACCTTACCCATTTCATTAAACAATGGGGAACCTGATATACCTGCTGTGGTGCTACAACTATTTATAAGGTTCAGCTTGTACTTCGTCTCATGAAATGGTTCATCTCTGCAATCAAAAGAAACGAATGTAATTTTCCTACAGTCTCACTATGTGATGATAACCAACTGGTCATCGGATGTCATAAGTGTACTTACACTATTTCTCCTGGAAGGATTGTTGGTTCTTTCACCAATACCAGGTCCTCCAGTGGTTGATCGACTTGTACTTTTGGGCAGCTGAACCCAAGTACTGCAACCAGGTCAAAACGCGATGGTTCTTCCGATTTGGGACAGAACATGGGAAGTTCTTGTAATACGGGAACATTCTTGACCAAAAATAATAAAAGGTCAAGATCTGAATCTCGGTAGTGAATCATGTCAATGGGATAGTCTTTTGTTCCATTGTACAATCTAATTGTTGCATCTTTTGGATTGCGACCCAGATTATGGTTGCACGTGACAAAAAAACTCCTCTCTGCACGTGAAAGCACCACGAGAGCATTGCTAGTGTATATAGCTTCCTTCTTTTTCTTAGTCCCCCTTGTCTGGATAATCCTCACCACACTACGAAACCATGGGCGTACTGCGTTGACCAGCTTTTGGTATTCATCTTCTGTCAAGCAAGAACGAGTACCTACATATGATGTGAAAAAAGTATATATAATCTCTTAAGCTAATGAGCTAAGTAGTGCAAGTTGTATCATAACTACTGGCAAACCCAGcaaaaaaaaaggcaaaaaaaaaaatAGGCCAGCAAATATTTTTTGGATCAAGTCAAACATGGAGTCGTGGTAATCCTACGCCCACACCTAATAGTACCGGGGGCGTATCAAAAAAATTGCGGGCTCTCTACAAAATACGGAATCAGTCCCCGTTTCTGCTAGACCTAGTAATACGAAGTTGCATGTAATATTGtaaaatcttcttttttgcgggctAATATTGTAAAATCATTGAGAATTAATCTCAAGAAAATCCAGTCTTCCGTCCATACATGGAACAGAGAAATGTTTTCCGGCATTCTACACCACACAAATCGAAACAGAGAAGAAAGAACATGCAAGCAATTTGACCAGAAAAACAAGAAAGTCCGATTTGCAAGGATATACAGACCACCTAAAAACAACACTTTTCCCACATCGTTCACCAATGAACACCTACTATTACCTCCGAAAACACATCTGTTGAGATTATATACGTACCGGCCGACGAACTACCGGCTGCTGTTCCACTTGAACCCGCGGCAACTGCACCTCCACCATTGTCCTCCATTTTTCTTCTTCTCTAGATTTGAACACCAGTGCGGGGAGAAAGGAGGGCAGCTAGGGACTGAAGTATAGTGATGCACCGGACAGCGTCCTTCACCGGAAGAGAAGTTAATATTACATTTACTGATGGTTTCCCATTTGGGAAAAGTCCAGCTACTGCTTCTGGCTATCTGCGCTTATAATGCATCCAAATATCGCAAGGGCATTGAAGGGCGGTAGGTCTTGCATATTCACTCTATTTTTTACAAGCCAAGCTTTTATCTATTTGATGAAAGCCGGATATTATTCGTGGACTATGAACGGACACATTTAGTCGTTTGGTGTTGAGCCCCTTATCATTCCTATAAGGACGTGCATGTAACAATCTTCTCTTCTCATGCCCCCCCAAAAAAAAATTCTTCTCTTGTCAGGCTATAATGATTATCTATTAGTATCATCACTAAAAATTAATGTTTAATTAAATAAAAGCGTACATGCAACCGCAAAAAATGAAATAATGTCCATGAGATGAGGAATACATATGCTACAATTACTCCTAGAAAGGATGTTGGAGTACCCACCTCCTGGGGTGCTTCATGGGTGAGAGTGCACTCTGCGCCATCTCTTTCCTGGTGGCGTGCTGCATGGGCCTCTCAGGGGCTCTCCACGCCATCCTACCTGCACGGCCGGCGCGCGCCCGCCACGGGGGTCCACAACAGGTGGATCACCAGCACACGCGGGGTCACCGTCTTGTGGTGTTCTTGGTCGCGTGCGACGGCTTAGCCGAACCAGCCTGTTGACGTCCTTCGTCACGTGTCGGCTAGTTTGTTCACGCCAGGCGGGCGGATTGCTCCCTGTGCTCTATCGTCCGATTTGCTCGAATGGTGTGCACCAGGGCGGCCTGCCCCGGGGGTGCATGACGGGCGGACTGAGGGTGCCACCGTCATGTGGTGATTTTGGTCACACCTGCGTCTGAGGTCTCGCGCGATGGCCCATGGATGCCTGGCCAACACGAGTCCTCCTATTAGCCTCGTTCACCTCCCACGAACTCCGTCGCTTGCGCAAGATGGCCACGTGCCCGCAACCGGGTAGGTATGTGTCGTTCGCGAGAGTTGTGCACGCGCATCATTCACACCCTGCTTCATGGCTCAACGTCCCTGTCGGTCGCAACACGTTGGGTTGTTTCTTCACTCGGCCCGGGTAGGCGACGTGGCAGCACACTCGGTTTCTGGTAGGTTATTTTGTTCGCACGAGACTGCTTGGAGTGTGAGCGTTATCACGTTTTGGTCCTCTGCTCGCGCGAGCCGGTTGTTTCATAGGTATTTCGGTATTTTACTCAGGAAGTAGAGTTTTCTCGAGGGTATCACTAAAAAAACATTTTCGTAATGATACACATTTGTCATAGTATGTCACGTTTTCTGTCACGTATATACATCCGTGACGATTTTATAACAAACTCAAGATGGTCATACATGTGTGCTATCACGGAAGTGATCCATGACAATAATCCATTCTCACTGAGGTtttcacttccgtgatgataaatgACGCGTTATTGAAGtgttttcatcaagggtaaccAACACGTGGCAGCCATCATAACAGGACGCTATTAAGCCATTGAGCGGGGGTTTTGGACCCAATACCCGTTAACAACTCCGACCAATGATGATTTTCCACGTGTCGAATTCTCATTCGCCAACGGAACCACACATCAACTCTGCGTTGCAACAGGTGCCGCCCATCCAATGGATGATATGCGCCATTGAAACGACGACACGTGGTAGGGCCCAATGGTAGCCTCATTAGTTACAAAGGATGGCCCAATAATGGCATGTCTGCACATTGCCCGTTTACGGCCACAACccataacactactagggaaaaccctactagagaaaaccctagtagtagcgtagGTTTAACGCTTAGCAATAGCGCGGGTGCTTTCGCTACTGCTATGATGCTACAACTAACGTTTAGTAGTAGCGTAGTGGCCCATCGCTACTGCTATCCATGATTAGCAGTAGCGTGGCATAACCTCCCTACTGCTAAAAGCTGCAATGCCCCTCTTTAACACGCTCTACTGATAAGGCAGCGCTGCTTCTTCACACATATCCCATGTTACTGTTATTGTTTTATGTATTTTTTCTGCATCATATTTACTCTATTTTTGTATAGGTTTTATAAAATAGTCTCTATCATATCATAAACACAATATCTCGTCATATCATAcagatacaaatagtctcatcaaatcatgtcatcatcatccaacacaagtgATGTCTCCCATCATCATCGATTTGGAAATAGCAATACAAGTTATGATATGTCTCGAATATACACATGTTTCATCATCCGTCTATATCATGATATATAGGAGAAGAGCTATGACTATGAGCAAGAGCAGaattatgcagtacatgaggcgccgGTATTCCTCTTTCGCGCTAgcttgaacctcaagtaactagcttccgcTTCTTGTCTTCTATTGAACCCTTTCTGGCTACCACACGAGAACCCTGACACTCTAGCCACTCGTTGTAAACTCCCATTACCCTTCctatgtacacgacatagcacttcttTACCATCCATGACCTATGTACCTGTTAGAGATGtgtgcatcttcatcaagagaattCAACGATATTATGCAACATAATATACTTGAGCAACACAAAGAGAAAGAGTTAGCAAAAATACGCAACATATAGTAAACATAATCAAcgcaagttcatcgtacccaaactaattaactagatgtACACAGGTTCATCGTACCCCAACTAATTAACTACCGTTACAAAAGTTTAACGGTACCATTTATAGAAAGTACTAATTCAACCGACACAACA is drawn from Triticum dicoccoides isolate Atlit2015 ecotype Zavitan chromosome 6B, WEW_v2.0, whole genome shotgun sequence and contains these coding sequences:
- the LOC119323940 gene encoding uncharacterized protein LOC119323940 — encoded protein: MEDNGGGAVAAGSSGTAAGSSSAGTRSCLTEDEYQKLVNAVRPWFRSVVRIIQTRGTKKKKEAIYTSNALVVLSRAERSFFVTCNHNLGRNPKDATIRLYNGTKDYPIDMIHYRDSDLDLLLFLVKNVPVLQELPMFCPKSEEPSRFDLVAVLGFSCPKVQVDQPLEDLVLVKEPTILPGEIVDEPFHETKYKLNLINSCSTTAGISGSPLFNEMGKVVGIHLATDKTMREAASADTLLVRLKRWLRDGEDSNTIEQLVEKVYEKFSHGGKSKR